One genomic region from Biomphalaria glabrata chromosome 7, xgBioGlab47.1, whole genome shotgun sequence encodes:
- the LOC106064028 gene encoding dual specificity protein phosphatase 22-like isoform X3 has translation MGNGMNKILPGLYIGNFRDAKDNKQLNDNNITHIVAVHDNAKKIVEDKEYLCILASDSPDQDLTKYFPQVIKFIHKARLEGGSVLVHCLAGVSRSVTLTAAYIMTVTDLGWRDSLNAIRGARSVANPNFGFQKQLQNYENEHLEEERKKLKALFPTNPFNDEEECRYNLKSYQEYIMTGNMPSRSADLYPLPHRAYQGQPTETCESEQATDSEASLATSPDASCEEVKSDGQL, from the exons ATGGGGAATGGCATGAATAAA ATTTTACCTGGTCTGTACATTGGAAACTTCAGAGATGCCAAAGATAACAAACAGTTAAATGATAACAATATTACCCATATAGTTGCAGTCCATGACAATGCTAAGAAAATTGTTGAG GATAAAGAATATCTGTGCATACTAGCAAGTGATTCACCTGATCAAGATCTGACCAAATATTTTCCTCAAGTAATCAAGTTTATTCACAAAGCCAGACTTGAAGGAGGATCTGTTTTAGTTCATTG TCTGGCAGGAGTGTCCAGAAGTGTCACACTGACAGCAGCTTACATCATGACAGTGACAGATCTGGGCTGGCGAGACTCCTTGAATGCTATCAGGGGAGCAAGGAGTGTGGCTAACCCCAATTTTGGCTTTCAGAAACAACTTCAAAATTATGAGAATGAACATTTGGAGGAg gAAAGGAAAAAACTCAAGGCCCTGTTTCCCACCAATCCATTTAACGATGAAGAAGAGTGCCGCTACAATCTGAAAAGCTACCAGGAGTACATCATGACAGGCAACATGCCCTCACGCTCAGCTGACCTTTACCCCCTGCCGCACAGAGCTTACCAAGGACAG CCTACAGAAACTTGTGAATCAGAGCAGGCTACAGATTCTGAGGCCAGCCTGGCCACATCCCCTGATGCAAGCTGTGAAGAAGTCAAGTCAGATGGCCAGTTGTGA
- the LOC106064028 gene encoding dual specificity protein phosphatase 22-like isoform X2 produces the protein MGNGMNKILPGLYIGNFRDAKDNKQLNDNNITHIVAVHDNAKKIVEDKEYLCILASDSPDQDLTKYFPQVIKFIHKARLEGGSVLVHCLAGVSRSVTLTAAYIMTVTDLGWRDSLNAIRGARSVANPNFGFQKQLQNYENEHLEEERKKLKALFPTNPFNDEEECRYNLKSYQEYIMTGNMPSRSADLYPLPHRAYQGQVKKDTLKKSQIQKPTETCESEQATDSEASLATSPDASCEEVKSDGQL, from the exons ATGGGGAATGGCATGAATAAA ATTTTACCTGGTCTGTACATTGGAAACTTCAGAGATGCCAAAGATAACAAACAGTTAAATGATAACAATATTACCCATATAGTTGCAGTCCATGACAATGCTAAGAAAATTGTTGAG GATAAAGAATATCTGTGCATACTAGCAAGTGATTCACCTGATCAAGATCTGACCAAATATTTTCCTCAAGTAATCAAGTTTATTCACAAAGCCAGACTTGAAGGAGGATCTGTTTTAGTTCATTG TCTGGCAGGAGTGTCCAGAAGTGTCACACTGACAGCAGCTTACATCATGACAGTGACAGATCTGGGCTGGCGAGACTCCTTGAATGCTATCAGGGGAGCAAGGAGTGTGGCTAACCCCAATTTTGGCTTTCAGAAACAACTTCAAAATTATGAGAATGAACATTTGGAGGAg gAAAGGAAAAAACTCAAGGCCCTGTTTCCCACCAATCCATTTAACGATGAAGAAGAGTGCCGCTACAATCTGAAAAGCTACCAGGAGTACATCATGACAGGCAACATGCCCTCACGCTCAGCTGACCTTTACCCCCTGCCGCACAGAGCTTACCAAGGACAGGTAAAGAAGGATACTCTCAAGAAAAGTCAAATTCAAAAG CCTACAGAAACTTGTGAATCAGAGCAGGCTACAGATTCTGAGGCCAGCCTGGCCACATCCCCTGATGCAAGCTGTGAAGAAGTCAAGTCAGATGGCCAGTTGTGA
- the LOC106064028 gene encoding dual specificity protein phosphatase 22-like isoform X1, giving the protein MGNGMNKILPGLYIGNFRDAKDNKQLNDNNITHIVAVHDNAKKIVEDKEYLCILASDSPDQDLTKYFPQVIKFIHKARLEGGSVLVHCLAGVSRSVTLTAAYIMTVTDLGWRDSLNAIRGARSVANPNFGFQKQLQNYENEHLEEERKKLKALFPTNPFNDEEECRYNLKSYQEYIMTGNMPSRSADLYPLPHRAYQGQVKKDTLKKSQIQKVVTRISKSPQRHSAKRQHAIGKLVDNMNPTETCESEQATDSEASLATSPDASCEEVKSDGQL; this is encoded by the exons ATGGGGAATGGCATGAATAAA ATTTTACCTGGTCTGTACATTGGAAACTTCAGAGATGCCAAAGATAACAAACAGTTAAATGATAACAATATTACCCATATAGTTGCAGTCCATGACAATGCTAAGAAAATTGTTGAG GATAAAGAATATCTGTGCATACTAGCAAGTGATTCACCTGATCAAGATCTGACCAAATATTTTCCTCAAGTAATCAAGTTTATTCACAAAGCCAGACTTGAAGGAGGATCTGTTTTAGTTCATTG TCTGGCAGGAGTGTCCAGAAGTGTCACACTGACAGCAGCTTACATCATGACAGTGACAGATCTGGGCTGGCGAGACTCCTTGAATGCTATCAGGGGAGCAAGGAGTGTGGCTAACCCCAATTTTGGCTTTCAGAAACAACTTCAAAATTATGAGAATGAACATTTGGAGGAg gAAAGGAAAAAACTCAAGGCCCTGTTTCCCACCAATCCATTTAACGATGAAGAAGAGTGCCGCTACAATCTGAAAAGCTACCAGGAGTACATCATGACAGGCAACATGCCCTCACGCTCAGCTGACCTTTACCCCCTGCCGCACAGAGCTTACCAAGGACAGGTAAAGAAGGATACTCTCAAGAAAAGTCAAATTCAAAAGGTAGTCACTCGTATATCTAAGAGCCCGCAGCGCCACAGTGCAAAGCGGCAACATGCAATAGGCAAACTAGTGGATAATATGAAT CCTACAGAAACTTGTGAATCAGAGCAGGCTACAGATTCTGAGGCCAGCCTGGCCACATCCCCTGATGCAAGCTGTGAAGAAGTCAAGTCAGATGGCCAGTTGTGA
- the LOC106064027 gene encoding ribonuclease P protein subunit p40-like, producing MLFCYSFAIKVKKNIKMAASIKKSTFILEKITLDDTQKDLRRIQEQNFTQTLSLVLPGENVVPNFVLESLTNQFTYKLHMIPLFCLIEMPFVQAFVKKGAINLMSINRKLDTDDSVVITPNGVLLLSLTKDTFQQLGLEAVKQTPMQRKQDIYVVKINLLHKSFRPGKKGYNRTLWCLKDRLDLVMDCLVSWEPHDEKLCSSSVGVYFVDKCDKVERFDLKQTTHQYTSLQCPKVDSNHPTGSEIGCNFRDFFEWLGAIACNIPTNESVDPYISTWACPEPNTNIPRCCLFQATGMITAQAIVRLWKALRHHTAQTHNYPVCLTLHGFPDSIMKNKHEFNNFYIAGDNLYTFVLLPENCCWLYKASVSVMSQLPTIVVALHRPGLM from the exons ATGCTCTTTTGTTATTCTTTTGCCATTAAagttaaaaagaacataaagaTGGCAGCCTCCATAAAAAAATCCACTTTTATACTTGAAAAAATAACACTCGATGACACCCAAAAAGATCTAAGAAGAATTCAGGAACAGAATTTCACTCAGACC ttaTCATTAGTATTGCCAGGGGAAAATGTTGTACCAAATTTTGTGCTGGAATCTCTTACAAATCAATTCACTTACAAACTACACATGATTCCATTGTTTTGTCTAATTGAAATGCCATTTGTTCAAGCCTTTGTCAAAAAAG GTGCAATCAATCTTATGTCAATTAACAGAAAACTGGACACAGATGACAGTGTTGTCATTACACCAAATG gtGTATTGTTACTATCGTTAACTAAGGACACATTTCAGCAGCTAGGTCTAGAAGCAGTAAAACAGACTCCAATGCAACGTAAACAAGATATATATG TGGTGAAAATAAATTTACTACACAAAAGTTTCAGGCCAGGGAAGAAGGGTTACAACAGAACGTTATGGTGTTTGAAAGACAGGCTGGATCTAGTCATGGACTGTTTAGTATCATGGGAACCTCATG ATGAAAAATTATGTTCAAGTTCTGTTGGTGTTTACTTTGTTGACAAATGTGACAAGGTGGAAagatttgatttaaaacaaacaacacaccAATACACCAGCTTACAGTGCCCCAAAGTAGACTCTAATCATCCGACTGGATCTGAGATAGGCTGCAACTTTAGAGACTTCTTTGAGTGGCTTGGTGCAATAGCTTGTAATAT TCCAACCAATGAAAGTGTGGATCCATATATCTCCACATGGGCATGTCCAGAGCCGAACACTAATATACCTCGTTGCTGCTTATTTCAAGCCACTGGCATGATAACTGCACAGGCAATAGTTCGACTATGGAAGGCTCTCAG ACATCATACAGCACAGACTCACAACTACCCAGTGTGTTTGACTCTTCATGGTTTTCCAGACTCTATTATGAAAAACAAGCATGAGTTCAACAATTTCTATATTGCTGGGGACAACCTTTATACCTTTGTTTTGTTACCAGAGAATTGTTGTTGGTTGTACAAGGCATCAG TTTCTGTAATGTCTCAACTACCCACCATAGTGGTGGCTCTTCACAGGCCAGGACTGATGTAG